In the genome of Diaphorobacter sp. HDW4A, the window ACGGCAGCTTCTCAGCGTCGCAGACCAGCGTGGGCAGGACGATGCCTTTGTTGATGAGGCGGTCACGGCCCACGCGCAGCATGGCTTCGTTGATGTCGGTGTGGATAACGGTGCCGCTGGCGCCTACCTTCTTGGAGAACGCGATGCCCAGATCGCCGGTGCCACCCGCGATGTCGAGCACGCGGTTGCCTTCCTTCAGATTGGCGACCATCACGGTGTAGGCCTTCCACGCGCGGTGCAGGCCACCCGACATGAGGTCGTTCATCACGTCATATTTGGAGGCGACGGAATCGAACACGCCGCGCACGTGGCGCGCCTTTTCCTTCTCGTCAACGGTCTGGAATCCGAAATGTGTGTTGCTCATGGTGTGGTGATGCTAGGCGCGGCTTGGCGCAAGGTACAGCGACAACCACGCGGCCGTGCGGGACTTAGGAGTCCTGCAGAAAAGGCGGCGTGGTGAATACCCGAATTGTGACTCAACGGGAGCGGGTATCTCAATGACCGCCGCAGCTCGGGCCATGGGTATGGCCTTTTTTCTGGGGCATGGGGGTGTCGCGATCCACGCCTTCGGCCTTGAGACGGAACTCGTATTCAGCCCAGAGCTGCGCCTCGTTCGCGCCCAGCTCATAGAGCAAATCCCACGAGAAGATGCCGCTGTCGTGGCCGTCGGAGAACGTCGGCTTGATCGCGTAGTTGCCCACGGGCTCAATGTTCACAAGCGTCACCTCGCGCTTACCGGTCTGCAGCACCTCCTGACCCGGGCCGTGGCCCTGTACCTCGGCCGAGGGCGAATAAACACGCATCAGCTCGAACGGAATGCGAAAGGTCTTGCCGTCAGAAAAACCCACCTCCAGCACGCGCGACTGCTCGTGCACGGTGATGGATTCAGGAAGCGGCGAGCCGGGACGAAGTCCTGCCATGGGATGACCTTTTGTTGATGCGATGGTGAGTGGGGAGCGATGGGCCGATGATGCCCGTCGCTCCCGCCCGATATGGATTCAGCCGAACTGCGCCGCAAGGCGCTCGCTCAGCAGCGCATGCAGCGTGGGCAATTGTGCCGCGACGGCGGCTTCCTTGTCCGCGTTGCGCTGGCGCTGGGCCACGGCCCAGACGGAGGCGGGAAAATGGCTGTCCCAGTCGAAACGGGCAATCACGTGCCAGTGCAGGTGCGGCACCATGTTGCCGAGCGCAGCCAGATTGATCTTGGTGGGCTCGAGCACATCGCGGATGGCGCGCTCGACCACGGCCACGGCCTGCATACACAGGTTGCGGTCCGCATCCGACAAGTCGGACAGCTCGGCCGCATGCGCATTCCAGATCACACGGTAGAAGGCTGGAAAACCGGCCTCCTCAGCGCGGATCAGACGCAGCTTGTCGCCACGCCAGACCAGCACACCACCGTCCTGCGCGCACAGCACGCACGCAGCGGCGGCCGTCATACCAGCACCCGCTCAATGCCGCCTTCATTGGCGCGCTTGACGTACTCGGGCATCCAGTTCTCGCCCAGAATCTTACGCGCCATTTCGACGACGATGTAGTCGGCTTCCAGCAAGCCGTTCTGCAGATCGTTTTCGTAGCGCGACAGGCCTTGCAGACAGCTTGGGCAGCTCGTGAGAATCTTGAGGTTGTCTTTGGCGCCCACGTCACCGCTCTCACGCAACTGGGCTTCGCTTTTGCGAAGTTCCTCAGTCTTGCGGAAACGGATCTGCGTGGAGATATCCGGGCGCGTCACGCCGAGCGTGCCGGATTCACCGCAGCAGCGCTCGCTCTTGAGCACGTTGTCGCCGACCAGCGCTTTCACCGTCTTCATCGGCTCCTGAAGCTTCATCGGTGTGTGGCAGGGGTCGTGGTACATGTACGCGCCCTTGTCCGCCAGCGTGATGCCCTTTTCGAGCAGGTACTCGTGGATGTCGATGATGCGGCAGCCCGGGAAGATCTTGTCGAACTGGTAGCCCTGCAACTGGTCATAGCAGGTGCCGCAGCTCACCACCACCGTCTTGATGTCGAGGTAGTTCAGCGTGTTGGCCACGCGGTGGAACAGCACCCGGTTGTCGGTGATCATCTTCTCGGCCACGTCAAACTGGCCCGAGCCGCGCTGCGGATAGCCGCAGCACAGGTAGCCCGGCGGCAGTACGGTCTGAACGCCTGCATGCCAAAGCATGGCCTGCGTTGCCAGCCCCACCTGACTGAACAAACGCTCCGAGCCGCAGCCGGGGAAGTAGAACACGGCCTCGGTCTCCGAATTGGTGGTCTTCGGATCACGGATGATCGGCACGTAGTCCTTGTTCTCGATGTCCAGCAGCGCCCGCGCCGTGCGCTTGGGCAGGCCGCCCGGCAGTTTCTTGTTCACGAAGTGGATGATCTCCTCCTTGAGCGGAGGAGCGCCCACGGAAGCTGGCGGACGTGCCGTCTGACGCTTGGCCACGGCACTGAACAGATCGACCGCCGCGCGCTGCGCCTTGAAGCCGACATTGACCATCGCGCCACGCATGAACTTGATGGTGTCCGGATTGGTGGCGTTGAGCATCGCCATGGCCATCTTGTTGCCAGGACGGAAGCTCTTCTTACCCATCTTGCGCAGCAGGTTGCGCATGTTCATCGTCACATCGCCGAAGTCGATCTTGACCGGGCATGGCGACAGGCACTTGTGGCAGACCGTGCAGTGGTCGGACACGTCTTCAAACTCCTGCCAGTGCTTGATCGACACGCCACGGCGCGTCTGCTCTTCGTACAGGAAGGCTTCCACCAGCAGCGACGTTGCCAGAATCTTGTTGCGCGGGCTGTACAGCAGATTGGCGCGTGGCACATGCGTGGCACACACCGGTTTGCACTTGCCGCAGCGCAGGCAGTCCTTCACCGAATCGGCGATCGCGCCGATGTCGCTCTGCTGCATGATCAGCGACTCGTGGCCCATCAGGCCGAATGACGGCGTGTAGGCGTTGGTCAGATCGGCGAACATCAGCGAGGTGCGCGAGTGCGCATGCTCG includes:
- a CDS encoding gamma-butyrobetaine hydroxylase-like domain-containing protein: MAGLRPGSPLPESITVHEQSRVLEVGFSDGKTFRIPFELMRVYSPSAEVQGHGPGQEVLQTGKREVTLVNIEPVGNYAIKPTFSDGHDSGIFSWDLLYELGANEAQLWAEYEFRLKAEGVDRDTPMPQKKGHTHGPSCGGH
- a CDS encoding HIT family protein, with the translated sequence MTAAAACVLCAQDGGVLVWRGDKLRLIRAEEAGFPAFYRVIWNAHAAELSDLSDADRNLCMQAVAVVERAIRDVLEPTKINLAALGNMVPHLHWHVIARFDWDSHFPASVWAVAQRQRNADKEAAVAAQLPTLHALLSERLAAQFG